From Trichoplusia ni isolate ovarian cell line Hi5 chromosome 11, tn1, whole genome shotgun sequence, the proteins below share one genomic window:
- the LOC113498588 gene encoding lysosomal-associated transmembrane protein 4A isoform X1, with the protein MLRFRPKLGSERNSEWRCCFCLHVRTGTILLGTWHLMLHLIALGFLAAIVRDPRLLDELERDSAPVPDWSEIARVNSPISTPLSKVEPPPSSFPQHVGQPRDHSLIYHDVDVGALVTVCTLAITFMLIYGAALGKPAHLLPFFCLQIFDFAITVLTATGYLCYLRSIHRLVAETRRVPWRAQLLQLPAPALALVVLSTFLVAVLLKGYCISVVWRCYKYLTMRAHALQTPFVISSGEAGAPPLAPYAAPAPDYSSLLPDYDEAVKQTPPPSYRAATLMAAADPSLATLQERTQNEQPPPQPQPTNTMVVLPQNGTQARV; encoded by the exons ATGTTAAGATTTCGTCCCAAGCTGGGAAGTGAGCGGAATAGCGAATGGCGATGCTGCTTCTGTCTTCATGTGCGCACGGGCACTATCCTATTGGGAACATGGCATCTC atgCTGCACCTCATAGCACTGGGCTTCCTAGCCGCTATAGTGCGCGATCCGCGGCTCCTGGACGAGCTCGAGCGAGACTCTGCCCCGGTACCGGACTGGAGTGAAATAGCTCGCGTCAACAGCCCTATCTCCACTCCGCTATCCAAAGTAGAGCCGCCACCGAGCTCGTTTCCGCAACATGTTGGACAACCGCGAGACCACAGTTTAATATATC ATGATGTGGATGTGGGTGCGCTGGTTACAGTGTGTACCTTGGCCATCACATTCATGCTGATCTACGGCGCCGCGCTCGGCAAGCCAGCACATCTCTTGCCATTCTTCTGCCTTCAGATCTTTGACTTTGCGATCACAGT TCTCACGGCGACCGGCTACCTGTGCTACCTGCGCTCGATCCACCGGCTGGTGGCCGAGACCCGGCGCGTCCCGTGGCGTGCCCAGCTGCTGCAGCTGCCCGCGCCCGCGCTCGCGCTCGTCGTGCTCTCCACATTCCTAGTTGCTGTGCTGCTTAAG GGCTATTGCATCAGCGTGGTGTGGCGCTGCTACAAGTACCTGACGATGCGCGCGCACGCGCTGCAGACGCCGTTCGTGATCTCGagcggcgaggcgggcgcgcCGCCGCTGGCGCCCtacgccgcgcccgcgcccgactACTCCAGCCTGCTGCCCGACTACGACGAGGCCGTCAAGCAGACGCCGCCGCCCTCCTACCGCGCAGCCACGCTCATGGCCGCCGCTGACCCCTCTCTCGCTACCCTT CAGGAGAGGACACAGAACGAGCAGCCCCCGCCGCAGCCTCAGCCGACCAACACCATGGTTGTCCTGCCGCAGAATGGCACACAAGCCCGCGTCTGA
- the LOC113498589 gene encoding uncharacterized protein LOC113498589 isoform X1 yields MDSVSVTFNNTEEQKPIFTHAGDPHVTTTTDSFGFADMSSSGNNHDGILSSMTPMMHGLRGNELLNMLAQQEPKAADSAPAGADMDMFTNIRLNGTEVHNDDTSLNGNYFSGYNASESSGSSPWPDTNTQNSKSNEMIDCFDFLAKSISSANQYLSSLTRDQLSVLRSIRPSLLHEFLQEVAKARSDRRMRRAFPNECAFCKNNGENEECYSSHALKDWRGRVLCPVLSAFRCPRCGATGDRAHTIKYCPEGAGVTAGLASRRRMQPSSLPMSSSEVLSIRPQMSEPGTPAISSPGSTSVNSALPSLTSLWANFGLN; encoded by the exons ATGGACTCTGTATCGGTTACTTTTAATAACACCGAAGAGCAGAAACCAATTTTTACACATGCAGGCGATCCACATGTGACTACAACTACC GATAGCTTTGGATTTGCGGATATGTCGAGCTCTGGCAATAACCACGATGGTATTTTGTCGTCCATGACGCCGATGATGCACGGACTTAGAGGCAATGAACTATTAAACATGCTCGCCCAACAAGAGCCGAAGGCAGCCGATTCAG CTCCGGCCGGCGCTGACATGGATATGTTTACAAATATCCGTTTAAATGGGACTGAAGTTCACAATGATGACACTAGCCTAAACGGTAATTATTTCTCAG GATACAATGCTTCTGAATCGTCGGGGTCTAGCCCTTGGCCAGATACGAATACGCAAAATTCCAAAAGCAATGAAATGATCGATTGTTTCGACTTTCTCGCAAAAA GTATATCGTCGGCGAACCAATACTTATCGAGTTTAACTCGTGATCAGCTGTCGGTCCTGCGATCCATTCGCCCAAGCTTGCTGCATGAGTTCTTGCAAGAAGTCGCGAAGGCTCGCAGTGATAGACGAATGCGTCGTGCTTTTCCAAAC GAATGCGCCTTCTGCAAAAACAATGGTGAAAATGAGGAGTGCTATTCGTCTCACGCTCTGAAGGACTGGCGTGGCCGCGTACTGTGCCCTGTGCTGAGCGCATTTCGCTGTCCGCGATGCGGTGCCACTGGCGACCGCGCACATACTATTAAGTACTGCCCGGAGGGAGCCGGAGTAACAG CTGGTCTAGCATCGCGTCGCCGCATGCAACCTTCCTCACTTCCGATGAGCAGCTCGGAAGTCCTATCGATTCGCCCTCAAATGTCAGAACCAGGGACTCCCGCAATTTCTTCGCCAGGGTCCACTTCTGTCAACTCTGCTCTCCCTTCTCTGACATCTTTGTGGGCCAACTTCGgtcttaattaa
- the LOC113498588 gene encoding lysosomal-associated transmembrane protein 4A isoform X2: MLRFRPKLGSERNSEWRCCFCLHVRTGTILLGTWHLMLHLIALGFLAAIVRDPRLLDELERDSAPVPDWSEIARVNSPISTPLSKVEPPPSSFPQHVGQPRDHSLIYHDVDVGALVTVCTLAITFMLIYGAALGKPAHLLPFFCLQIFDFAITVLTATGYLCYLRSIHRLVAETRRVPWRAQLLQLPAPALALVVLSTFLVAVLLKGYCISVVWRCYKYLTMRAHALQTPFVISSGEAGAPPLAPYAAPAPDYSSLLPDYDEAVKQTPPPSYRAATLMAAADPSLATLERTQNEQPPPQPQPTNTMVVLPQNGTQARV; the protein is encoded by the exons ATGTTAAGATTTCGTCCCAAGCTGGGAAGTGAGCGGAATAGCGAATGGCGATGCTGCTTCTGTCTTCATGTGCGCACGGGCACTATCCTATTGGGAACATGGCATCTC atgCTGCACCTCATAGCACTGGGCTTCCTAGCCGCTATAGTGCGCGATCCGCGGCTCCTGGACGAGCTCGAGCGAGACTCTGCCCCGGTACCGGACTGGAGTGAAATAGCTCGCGTCAACAGCCCTATCTCCACTCCGCTATCCAAAGTAGAGCCGCCACCGAGCTCGTTTCCGCAACATGTTGGACAACCGCGAGACCACAGTTTAATATATC ATGATGTGGATGTGGGTGCGCTGGTTACAGTGTGTACCTTGGCCATCACATTCATGCTGATCTACGGCGCCGCGCTCGGCAAGCCAGCACATCTCTTGCCATTCTTCTGCCTTCAGATCTTTGACTTTGCGATCACAGT TCTCACGGCGACCGGCTACCTGTGCTACCTGCGCTCGATCCACCGGCTGGTGGCCGAGACCCGGCGCGTCCCGTGGCGTGCCCAGCTGCTGCAGCTGCCCGCGCCCGCGCTCGCGCTCGTCGTGCTCTCCACATTCCTAGTTGCTGTGCTGCTTAAG GGCTATTGCATCAGCGTGGTGTGGCGCTGCTACAAGTACCTGACGATGCGCGCGCACGCGCTGCAGACGCCGTTCGTGATCTCGagcggcgaggcgggcgcgcCGCCGCTGGCGCCCtacgccgcgcccgcgcccgactACTCCAGCCTGCTGCCCGACTACGACGAGGCCGTCAAGCAGACGCCGCCGCCCTCCTACCGCGCAGCCACGCTCATGGCCGCCGCTGACCCCTCTCTCGCTACCCTT GAGAGGACACAGAACGAGCAGCCCCCGCCGCAGCCTCAGCCGACCAACACCATGGTTGTCCTGCCGCAGAATGGCACACAAGCCCGCGTCTGA
- the LOC113498589 gene encoding uncharacterized protein LOC113498589 isoform X2 — translation MSSSGNNHDGILSSMTPMMHGLRGNELLNMLAQQEPKAADSAPAGADMDMFTNIRLNGTEVHNDDTSLNGNYFSGYNASESSGSSPWPDTNTQNSKSNEMIDCFDFLAKSISSANQYLSSLTRDQLSVLRSIRPSLLHEFLQEVAKARSDRRMRRAFPNECAFCKNNGENEECYSSHALKDWRGRVLCPVLSAFRCPRCGATGDRAHTIKYCPEGAGVTAGLASRRRMQPSSLPMSSSEVLSIRPQMSEPGTPAISSPGSTSVNSALPSLTSLWANFGLN, via the exons ATGTCGAGCTCTGGCAATAACCACGATGGTATTTTGTCGTCCATGACGCCGATGATGCACGGACTTAGAGGCAATGAACTATTAAACATGCTCGCCCAACAAGAGCCGAAGGCAGCCGATTCAG CTCCGGCCGGCGCTGACATGGATATGTTTACAAATATCCGTTTAAATGGGACTGAAGTTCACAATGATGACACTAGCCTAAACGGTAATTATTTCTCAG GATACAATGCTTCTGAATCGTCGGGGTCTAGCCCTTGGCCAGATACGAATACGCAAAATTCCAAAAGCAATGAAATGATCGATTGTTTCGACTTTCTCGCAAAAA GTATATCGTCGGCGAACCAATACTTATCGAGTTTAACTCGTGATCAGCTGTCGGTCCTGCGATCCATTCGCCCAAGCTTGCTGCATGAGTTCTTGCAAGAAGTCGCGAAGGCTCGCAGTGATAGACGAATGCGTCGTGCTTTTCCAAAC GAATGCGCCTTCTGCAAAAACAATGGTGAAAATGAGGAGTGCTATTCGTCTCACGCTCTGAAGGACTGGCGTGGCCGCGTACTGTGCCCTGTGCTGAGCGCATTTCGCTGTCCGCGATGCGGTGCCACTGGCGACCGCGCACATACTATTAAGTACTGCCCGGAGGGAGCCGGAGTAACAG CTGGTCTAGCATCGCGTCGCCGCATGCAACCTTCCTCACTTCCGATGAGCAGCTCGGAAGTCCTATCGATTCGCCCTCAAATGTCAGAACCAGGGACTCCCGCAATTTCTTCGCCAGGGTCCACTTCTGTCAACTCTGCTCTCCCTTCTCTGACATCTTTGTGGGCCAACTTCGgtcttaattaa
- the LOC113498588 gene encoding tetraspanning orphan receptor isoform X3 — translation MLRFRPKLGSERNSEWRCCFCLHVRTGTILLGTWHLMLHLIALGFLAAIVRDPRLLDELERDSAPVPDWSEIARVNSPISTPLSKVEPPPSSFPQHVGQPRDHSLIYLCTLAITFMLIYGAALGKPAHLLPFFCLQIFDFAITVLTATGYLCYLRSIHRLVAETRRVPWRAQLLQLPAPALALVVLSTFLVAVLLKGYCISVVWRCYKYLTMRAHALQTPFVISSGEAGAPPLAPYAAPAPDYSSLLPDYDEAVKQTPPPSYRAATLMAAADPSLATLQERTQNEQPPPQPQPTNTMVVLPQNGTQARV, via the exons ATGTTAAGATTTCGTCCCAAGCTGGGAAGTGAGCGGAATAGCGAATGGCGATGCTGCTTCTGTCTTCATGTGCGCACGGGCACTATCCTATTGGGAACATGGCATCTC atgCTGCACCTCATAGCACTGGGCTTCCTAGCCGCTATAGTGCGCGATCCGCGGCTCCTGGACGAGCTCGAGCGAGACTCTGCCCCGGTACCGGACTGGAGTGAAATAGCTCGCGTCAACAGCCCTATCTCCACTCCGCTATCCAAAGTAGAGCCGCCACCGAGCTCGTTTCCGCAACATGTTGGACAACCGCGAGACCACAGTTTAATATATC TGTGTACCTTGGCCATCACATTCATGCTGATCTACGGCGCCGCGCTCGGCAAGCCAGCACATCTCTTGCCATTCTTCTGCCTTCAGATCTTTGACTTTGCGATCACAGT TCTCACGGCGACCGGCTACCTGTGCTACCTGCGCTCGATCCACCGGCTGGTGGCCGAGACCCGGCGCGTCCCGTGGCGTGCCCAGCTGCTGCAGCTGCCCGCGCCCGCGCTCGCGCTCGTCGTGCTCTCCACATTCCTAGTTGCTGTGCTGCTTAAG GGCTATTGCATCAGCGTGGTGTGGCGCTGCTACAAGTACCTGACGATGCGCGCGCACGCGCTGCAGACGCCGTTCGTGATCTCGagcggcgaggcgggcgcgcCGCCGCTGGCGCCCtacgccgcgcccgcgcccgactACTCCAGCCTGCTGCCCGACTACGACGAGGCCGTCAAGCAGACGCCGCCGCCCTCCTACCGCGCAGCCACGCTCATGGCCGCCGCTGACCCCTCTCTCGCTACCCTT CAGGAGAGGACACAGAACGAGCAGCCCCCGCCGCAGCCTCAGCCGACCAACACCATGGTTGTCCTGCCGCAGAATGGCACACAAGCCCGCGTCTGA